ATGGATTTCTAGGTTACTTTTTAAGCGCACATTtgtttactaaaaattatataaagtaATGAGTAATTactaaagtaaaataataaaaatatcaattaccAAGTAAAGTTCCAATTACACGATGCGAATCGGAATTACGCCTTTCAAATGCATCaactatttgaaataaaaccaCTGGGTGGACTTTAACAACAAGATCGAGCGCCATTTTTGTAAGCGACTGTCTTTGATCTTAAGGgtctcaattatttttacccaACCAGCAGCAGTTTTCATGTAGAAAAGCTCAGTGCTGCTGCTACTTGATGTGTTTCATtacaaaaactaaatttacaAAAGATCACACCAGCATGAATAAGTAAACAACAAAAGCcggttaattatttaaatgacagcaaataatttaaatactgagtgatttattataatatatttaattattatggaGTTACCAGATGAATTTCCATTTCCATTCCCGCCTTATTCGATTCAAAAAGATTTTATGGTAAATTTATACTCATGCCTAGACAAAGGGAACCTGGGAATCTTTGAAAGTCCAACAGGTACTGGAAAATCGTTGTCGATTATTTGCGGCGCGCTAAAATGGCTCATGGATTATGAAAAGAATTACAAAGATACTCTGGTCAAACAACTGTCAGATTTAAATGACAAGTTGAAGGAAATCACTGAAGAGTCTAAGGGTGACTGGTTTTCAGAGCAAACCAAGCAGAGGAAAGTCAATGTCGAGCGACAAACCGTTCAGGATAAATTGGATGCTTTGGCGCGTCGTGACGAAcgtatgaataaatttaaagaaactGTCAAACAAGATAATTTTACAAAGAAACGTCAGTGGAAAGTTAacagtaaaagtaaaaataaaaataattgtaaagatGATGATAAAGAACCGGAGGTTGCTGCTAAAGATACTGATGATGTCGATACTGATCTTCTGCTAGatgatttgaatttgaattctgATTCAGATGATGAAGAAACACCAGTCGAGTCACTGAAATACACCCAATTTTTCTTTTGCTCACGAACTCATTCCCAGTTGACTCAATTTATtggcgaaattaaaaaaagtccaTACTCTAATGCCGTCTCTTTAGTCCCGTTGGCTTCGAGGTAATTTatgtttgtatttttatttaattgtttgtaattaatacaattttttacagacaaaattattgtataaataaagatgtcaaaaaattgggacacgttaatttaattaacgacaGATGCTTGCAAATGCAGCGAAAAAAAGTCACGgtaaagaaagaaaaagatCTGAAGAGATCTAAATCTTCAACGAGTTGTCCATTTAATCCTGGGGATCAGTCACTGCTGATTGCTGATATTGTCACGACGATACAGGATGTAGAAGAAATTGCCGATGGTGCTAAACAATTAGAAACGTGCGCTTACTATGCATCCAGGCGGTCGTTACCTGACAGTCAAGTTGTCCTTGTACCTTACAACAGTATTTTGCATAAAAATACGAGAATCAGTTCGGGGATTgatctaaaaaataatgttttgatAATTGATGAAGCGCACAATCTTTTAGAGGCCATTGAAAATATGCACAGCTCGACAGTTACTGGTAGACATATTTTACATTGCTTTAGTCAACTTACCCAGTATCAAAAGAGGTAATTTTATATGATGCTGGAAGTAgcagtcattaaaaaaaattatttatcttcaaTATGAGTGAGAGTGTAGCGGAtgtgacaatttttaaatttaaagtaaataaattaattaattgacataatgaaattttaaaaaatgcgcgtactgatttttcaattatctacacacacattttttaacttttattctacttacattttaattatttattcgaaaatttaaaaattgacaattgtcTATTACATTCatactcatatttttaataaacaaaataaatactgacaggcataaattcaaaaaatctatgtgaagaatttaaaaaaaattttctaatgacAATTaacttgataattaaaaacattaaaattgtCAAATGTCGGCTACTTTtagtatcataattttattatgatcctgaaattagaagacaattaacaatttttgaattttttttcaacaaatcaattacaaaaaaaaaacaactaagaatatgcacacgtagaaaattaaaaaagctataggtgcaatttttttaaatgtttgttttttttataatttatcgtttctaaaaaaaatcaaaaaattagacgtcggttaacttgagtatcgtaattttatttatttaattaaatcaagtgattaaataaatcatttaaattttacaggTTCGAGAATCTTTTTTCAGCAAAAAACGTTTTGTATCTGAGTcaacttagtttttttttaaaaaagttaataaaagtattagGAGGTACATCAAGATCTCAGTCGACTGATAAAGTTGACAGTAGTTTACAATCAGCTGTCTactcaattgaaaaatttgaaacgttTGCGGAAATCGATACTGTAAATGTATTTGAGCTTTTACAATTTATCAGTTCGTCTAAATTGATTCACAAGCTTCGTGGGTATGTTGAGAAATACAGCGGGGACTTGAAGGTACGTCCAGTGGTGACAAAAAAGTCTGGAGTATCAGCATTTTTAAATGCACTACAGGGAAAAGAGTCAGCGGAGGCTGAGCCTACGGAGAGACAAGAAAATGAAAGTACTTGTGATAATCCACTGATATTCATCATAAGTTTTTTGGAGTCGCTGAAAAGTAACAGTGCGGATGGgaggatttttataaaacccGGTCCGACAGTAGGCCAGgggtcaattaaatttttattaatgaatccCGCGGCGCATTTTCACGATATTGTTAAAGAAGCGAGGTCTGTTATCTTGGCAGGAGGCACAATGGAACCTATTTCAGAGTTCAGAGATCAATTATTCATTGGGGCTGGAGCTGAACCCCAGCGTATTGTCACATTTTCATGTGATCATGTCATACCAAAAGATAATATTCTTACGAGAATAGTGACTCAAGGACCCAcgggaattaaatttgaatttaattatcaaaatagaGACAACAAAGAGCTGCTTAATGAACTTGGTAGGACTCTTAAGAATTTATGTAATATAGTTCCTGGTGGAGTTGTTGTTTTTCTTCCGTCTTACAACTACGAATCATCTCTGTACAAACATCTAGAAGCCACTGGAGTTATTGCTAATATTAGTAATAAGAAGAAAATATTTCGCGAGCCAAAACTTGCGTCTCAAGTGAACGCAGTACTCGAGAGCTACGCTGAAGCTGTCAAGACTCCAGCTGCTCCGCAAAATGGAGCGATTTTGTTCAGCGTCGTCGGGGGAAAGCTCAGTGAGGGTTTGAATTTTTCTGATGATCTAGGACGATGTGTCATTGTCGTCGGTATGCCGTACCCTAATATCAAGTCACTGGAGCTTcaggaaaaaatgaaatatctcaaTGAAAATGTAAAAGCTGGCGCGGGTAATGAGTACTACGAAAATTCGTGCATGAAAGCTGTCAATCAGTGCATCGGTCGAGCTGTCAGACACATAAATGATTACTCTACTGTTGTTTTACTCGATAGAAGATATTCTAATAAAACTAAATCACTGCCAGGGTGGATTCAACGCACGTTAGCAGTTCataatacttttaataataCAATCAGTGATGTTGCTAGATTTTTTTCagcgaaaaagaaaaaaatgtgattttaaaaataattttttatgaactttttatagtaaatataaatataaaatacctttcatatttttccattaaaatttcgtctataaatattttttataaaatattataagtgataaaaaacaaataaaaataattgatagtaaacatatatattttttttacatttaaatctttttatttaattttttttaaaatgattacaatttaaatgaataataaaatggaaaaaaatttgttttctttaatatattaatgatTAGTGTGTATGAGTATCCAtggaaattacaaaaaaatttttaaacttcctaattatttagtataaaatatttcttttgctcattcaaaaattttttctaaagatactgtattattattattattttttttgtaatactaattaatataCCTAATAATCttaaatcgaaaataaaatacatggATTTTTTAGTGCAGATCCAGACAGCAttagtcaaatttttattataaataaataaattaatttttattttttatataatactttttacttaaattcatCGTTTTATGTATCAGCAAATACTGTCTTTCtctttgtttaattaaaaataaaaaagaaaaattaaaaaaaaacgtgtacTGTTCGCTTtgaattccaaaaaatttttttttaattttaatttatcaattattatttaattgatagtaTGTGTGAATCCGACGCATTaatttatacattaatttttttttaaggcgCATTCCGAAAGCAGTCAATATTacatatcatttttataattaatatatatttttaaaattaaaattacgtctTTTTTATCAATCTTTGTCATTATCTTTAAATATACAAGTGGAACACATTGCACTTAACGgcttaacaataaattttcttaggtaATTatctcaataattttattaattaatttatctgcAGTATGAATATAATtgccacatatatttaaaaaaaaccggtgtttatatatttattttaccatttcattttcttcttttaataaatatcagcaattttaaaaaatgatacatTAATATccttgtgaaaaaaaaaaacgttcccaaaaaattttgactttggAACTTCTACACTTAAGACAGATTAGAAATTCGAgcggaactttttttaaacttttgaatttttatagtaaaaaaaaaaaatttaccgtggattttatataaactttttaccCGCATTCTAAAAAAGTTCTCATTAGAAACAAATCGACCCGTCAGAATTAAAAAGTTCATAAGTTccaaattagaaattttttaactttttcaaaaacgtccatttttaattcaaaattcgcGGGTATAAAGTCatagatctttttttttctactataaaatttacaaaagttcaaaaaaagttccgctCGAATTCAAATTTGCCTCAAATTTAGAACTTCCACAGGTCGAACTTTTtagaacgaattttttttacatggaaGAATTGTCGATTGATATTCGCGAACGtgacacttaatttttttttaattaataaactttttttctctatggaaatataatttgtttaatttaaatttggtcattacttaatattttaaataaattttttttgggctAAATCGTTGACTAATTATTCCAAGAAacttattgatttattaatcactaaattaatttatttatttatttatattacagcAAAGAAtctaagaataaattttttattgcatggGTGCAAATTAACAGAGTGAGGCTTCATGGTGAGgctttgttttgtattttattattttttaatcaactttttatttattttatgaattattattcattcgGCACATTCACACTTTCATtatcatctttttttatttttttgtatcatttatttatttattttttttttatttttttgaattattatacaGAGAAATTGCAAATAAGTCTTtttgagtatttaaaaaattaataattactatatatatttattcaaatcgaCAGACGACTTTAAATAGACtacgttaatattttttaataatttgtttgtttgttttaatacattattttgtttaaaatataaaaaaaataataaatatagctTAGACTAGCACTTTTGGCAATTAAATGCCATTACACAACAATTTTACATCGTTAGCTGCATCGCATAccaattacatataattactttatctttatttatttaattattcatttataattcattaattttttttattaaaattgttagCACTATCACCGGATTAATGATTagaataataagaaatttatttttcaatacataaattaataaatcgattattaatttattattatcgttacCTTTCATctcatattttctataaaaactttataagttTCGATTATCATGGAAGcatttttgtttaaatgatttcattaattatattttattattattattactttttttttcttttcattcgtcttcttatacatttataaatttaagtacaCGATACTAGCaccgcaaaatatttttgtacagCAGATACGGGCAGTTATTTAACTTTGctgccaaaaaaaatttctaagggCTCAACaactttcattttaaaaaggagggttttttaaaattattgtttatttaaattaaaatgttaaataaaattattttaaaacctcagtatactttacaatt
The Microplitis mediator isolate UGA2020A chromosome 6, iyMicMedi2.1, whole genome shotgun sequence genome window above contains:
- the LOC130669760 gene encoding ATP-dependent DNA helicase DDX11 codes for the protein MELPDEFPFPFPPYSIQKDFMVNLYSCLDKGNLGIFESPTGTGKSLSIICGALKWLMDYEKNYKDTLVKQLSDLNDKLKEITEESKGDWFSEQTKQRKVNVERQTVQDKLDALARRDERMNKFKETVKQDNFTKKRQWKVNSKSKNKNNCKDDDKEPEVAAKDTDDVDTDLLLDDLNLNSDSDDEETPVESLKYTQFFFCSRTHSQLTQFIGEIKKSPYSNAVSLVPLASRQNYCINKDVKKLGHVNLINDRCLQMQRKKVTVKKEKDLKRSKSSTSCPFNPGDQSLLIADIVTTIQDVEEIADGAKQLETCAYYASRRSLPDSQVVLVPYNSILHKNTRISSGIDLKNNVLIIDEAHNLLEAIENMHSSTVTGRHILHCFSQLTQYQKRFENLFSAKNVLYLSQLSFFLKKLIKVLGGTSRSQSTDKVDSSLQSAVYSIEKFETFAEIDTVNVFELLQFISSSKLIHKLRGYVEKYSGDLKVRPVVTKKSGVSAFLNALQGKESAEAEPTERQENESTCDNPLIFIISFLESLKSNSADGRIFIKPGPTVGQGSIKFLLMNPAAHFHDIVKEARSVILAGGTMEPISEFRDQLFIGAGAEPQRIVTFSCDHVIPKDNILTRIVTQGPTGIKFEFNYQNRDNKELLNELGRTLKNLCNIVPGGVVVFLPSYNYESSLYKHLEATGVIANISNKKKIFREPKLASQVNAVLESYAEAVKTPAAPQNGAILFSVVGGKLSEGLNFSDDLGRCVIVVGMPYPNIKSLELQEKMKYLNENVKAGAGNEYYENSCMKAVNQCIGRAVRHINDYSTVVLLDRRYSNKTKSLPGWIQRTLAVHNTFNNTISDVARFFSAKKKKM